Part of the Longimicrobium sp. genome is shown below.
AGTGAAGGATTTCACAAGCTCCTCGGGAAGAGGGTTCTGACGCCGATGCTCCGTCCGTATCTGCCCGTGCTGATCCTGCTCGCGCTGAGCGTGGCGCAGGCGATCGGGATGGTCGTGCTGTCGAACGTCCTGAGCCCGGGGAAGCAGACCAGGGTCAAGGCCTCGCCGTACGAGAGCGGCATCACGCCGCTGGGCAGCACGCGCGAGCGCTTCTCGGTGAAGTTCTACGTGGTGGCGATCCTGTTCATCGTCTTCGACGTGGAGACCATCTTCCTCCTCCCCTGGGCCGTGTCGGCCCGCCAGCTGGGGTGGGGCGGGTTCGCCGCCGCGATGGTGTTCATCGTGATCCTGACCGTGGGTCTGATCTACGAGTGGAAGAAGGGAGCGCTCGAATGGGATTGAACGAATCGAAGGATAGATCCGCCGCCCCCGTGGTCCACCAGGACGCGCCGGGCGCGCTGCAGGCGGAGGCCGCCGACGCCGGGCTGGCGGAGGGCGGGCTGTTCAGCGGCCAGCCCAGCTTCCTGACCACGAAGCTGGAGAGCGTGGTCAACTGGGCGCGGCAGAACTCGCTCTGGCCCATGCCCTTCGGCACCGCCTGCTGCGCCATCGAGATGATGGCCACGGCGGCCACGCGCTACGACCTGGCGCGCTTCGGGATGGAGCGGATGAGCTTCAGCCCGCGCCAGGCCGACCTGCTGATCTGCGCGGGGCGGGTGAGCTACAAGATGGCGCCGGTGCTCCGGAAGATCTGGGAGCAGATGCCGAGCCCCAAGTGGTGCATCAGCATGGGCGCGTGCGCCTCGAGCGGCGGCGTGTTCGACGTGTACAGCATGGTGCAGGGGATCGACACCATCATCCCCGTCGACGTCTACGTGCCCGGCTGCCCGCCGCGCCCCGAGGGGCTGATCTACGGGATCCTGCTGGTGCAGGAGAAGATCCGGAACTCCGCGCCCACCAGCGAGGACGAGTGGAACGCGGTGGACCAGCTTCCCGAGAGCGGGTCGTCGCTGCCGAAGGAGGTGGTCGACGCCATCACCGCCCCCTTCGGCAACTCGACCAACCAGAACCGCTCCAGCGGCCTGGTGAGCACCGGGGCCGTCGTCCGCGTGAGCGACAGGCGACCGTGAACAGAAAGTCCTAAGTCCTAAGTCCTGAGTCCCAAGTAACGGGAGCACTTAGGACTTGGGACTCAGGACTCAGGACTTCTTTGGATATGAGCGAGTCCGACGCATTCAAGCAAGGCCTCGAAGGCCTGGACCAGGGCCCGCGCCCCTCCGACGCGGGCCCCGACGCCACGCCCCCGCAGGCCGGCGACCTCCCGCCGCACCCCACCGTCGACGCGCTCCGCGAGCGCTTCGGCGACGCCGTGCTGCGCCACGAGGTGGTGGCCGGCGACGAGCACATCGTCTACGTCGCGCCCGAGCGCAACCTCGAGATCCTGGGGTGGCTCAAGGACGACCCGGCGCACCGCTACGACTTCCTGCAGGACCTCACCGCGGTCGACTACG
Proteins encoded:
- the ndhC gene encoding NADH-quinone oxidoreductase subunit A; translation: MTPMLRPYLPVLILLALSVAQAIGMVVLSNVLSPGKQTRVKASPYESGITPLGSTRERFSVKFYVVAILFIVFDVETIFLLPWAVSARQLGWGGFAAAMVFIVILTVGLIYEWKKGALEWD
- the nuoB gene encoding NADH-quinone oxidoreductase subunit NuoB; the protein is MGLNESKDRSAAPVVHQDAPGALQAEAADAGLAEGGLFSGQPSFLTTKLESVVNWARQNSLWPMPFGTACCAIEMMATAATRYDLARFGMERMSFSPRQADLLICAGRVSYKMAPVLRKIWEQMPSPKWCISMGACASSGGVFDVYSMVQGIDTIIPVDVYVPGCPPRPEGLIYGILLVQEKIRNSAPTSEDEWNAVDQLPESGSSLPKEVVDAITAPFGNSTNQNRSSGLVSTGAVVRVSDRRP